The Silene latifolia isolate original U9 population chromosome Y, ASM4854445v1, whole genome shotgun sequence sequence TGTACTTACTGTGCGTACTGTGCTTTTTGTCATACATGCATTGTATGTTGGCCGACTCACTGTTCTGTTAGGGTGACTTTGGTGGTCCTGGGGTCTTCTATCCTGACCGAATGCTTGAGTCTCAGTCCAACCACGCACACTATGTATGTCCTGCAGGAGGGATATTTTTCTAGTCCTTTTACTTTCAAACTGCTGGGGATTAGTTTCCAATTCAAAGAGTTCTCAAAAAATcttaaaaagaaataaatatCACAAATGGGAGTGGATTATAAAGGAAATTGTTTCAGAAGCGACTGTACTTCTTCAATCAgtacaactaaaaatttaaaagaAAACAACACTTAATCTGGGCCCTTTGCAAAAAATCTCGAAGATGTGACTCCCACGTTTTATTCCCTTAGCGCTACCGGCTGAGATAACACCGAAGGGTGGAAAAAGTAAGAATTTTAAGTATTCGGAAAGAATTTAAGAGCACGATTTAAGTTGTTACCCCTTTAGCAGTATCTGATAGATCCAAGGTGGCTAACACGTACGTTGTGAACGAGATAACCTATCGGGCGGATAGTGTTCCTTCTCTGGAGCTGCAAAAAGTAACGATGTGGTACTTGTTCAGGCAGATAAATAAGAAGTTGGTGCCACAACTTAAAGTTTTGGGTTTCCACTTCTTCTGTCGTACCTACTGAAAAATAGGACCGGGGTTCCGGCGGGTGGATTCTGGGTGTTGTATCCCTTCAGGTAAACGCTGTTTCATGGTAAAGCACCATAAGAATTTAGTTTAGGAACTGATGGTGCAAGTTCAAAGTTTATCACTTGTATGTCATTTTTCTACTGTATTTTCTGAAGGTGAGACTTGTGGTTCAATAACTGGATCCTAAATGTAGTATTCTTTCAGGTGAGTAATGTTCTAGGGCTTATGTATAAGTTTCACTTCCATAGACATGACTTTGTATGCTCCATTACCCACCTTGCTTTCTACCTGGTAAGGTCCTTCCCAGTTGTAAGAAAACTTCCCTGCTCGCTGGTTCTTGGTGTTCTGGAACACCTTTCGGAGTACCAAGTCTCCTACTTATAAGAATATGACTCTTACGTTTCGATTGTGGCTCCTGGAAGCAGTTGGTTTATaggtgttggagtaagtgtccccgacaataatgcgatcataattgtcgatcatattgatcacatatttaaatctcatatcaagaatacgaaagggatgataccttacatatatagtcaactggtccacacatatcggtaatgattggctggctagagtttgacattattgtcgtgcgacggtggtgatcagttgattccttgaggtcacacctaaatgacgattcccttaattgaaaaaggttaattaattgtatgtcgatacagattaattaattccttaaaattgaacaaattttatcataagagagaaaatgacatcttattataatgtgattaaataagattttatttagtaatttaagaagttatattactaaaattaatcggtgtttgcgaaacacgcgagatgagaatgataagttagttataattacaagatgttgtgaattatattaactagtatttaaatgaccattttatgagaaagtaattttgaattactagtcaatttgttaaatgtgatttatttaatttgtaaatgatatttaatttgttaaatatgcattttaaattaaaacatgacataagacatgtcacatgtcacatgacatacaattgtacaattgacaaaaataaaatggactccatattacacatcaaaaccgaaaaatTGGTGGGCATTTTTGTAGTTTTGTCTTATtaatttgtcttattcatttgtctaggacacttgatagtgacatgactatggacaaaggcttacacaatttgtcttgtgaagacaaaaaggaaaaaggagaagGTCCTAAAGGACCCCCTACCCACCGGTTTTGTGGAGGACAATTGAGAGAATTTTTCCTCAATTTTtctattctctcatgttttatgaaaaaccaacattctctctcttcttcttcataaaatcaatttttatgaatcaaatttgtacaaatcaatcactaataatactagtagtagtatatgaatattagtaaccgattttaaggtaaaccacattacaaatatctagtacatattattttgtggaattatgggatagtcttgggtgctacttattggagggcttctattttgaagtcatggatgatcatcctaatgtattttctagctcaagaacaaatgaaggtaggagacctttatttttgcccatttggccgaatttatgatggtgagaaaacgattttcttatctcttcttatttagtttgcatgcctaagatcaacaatttattttatgactaaataaattaattcatatatgaatatgtaaattaatgagattaataatttctaacaagtggtatcagagcattaggttgtttgcatgcaaatcggttattgtttttccgagttatacgattaacaaacaaaacttataaatttgtgtttattatgaaatatcacgaaatttatttgcatgttaaagtttctggtcctaaaatgtatttaggatattttggtttatttatggatttttattgttcattttatataaaaatggcattaaaatgtgattttatgataaaaatgtcatttttggactaaaaatagctaaacttctatttttctagtggtttttggatatgttttcacatatattatctactgatggcctataaattttcatgataaaatgagttgttatactcgaaatatggatttttcaagttaaaatcgtatttaaatagaaaaataggttaaaatgagttatatttcgaatctggtcatggaaatttagtatgttgtcacatgaaattttacaagatgtgtgtaaaatatttggctataatgatgtctttatgcatgatttatgaatttttgatgaaaaatcacataaatagtgactttaattagtaaaaatgctaaaacatacttcatgacttaggaaaaaggtcacatgttgaattttatcatatatttcagatctaaaagtgaaaagttgataaaaataatttttttttcattttttaggGTCATAATtaataaaaccgataaaccgtaacattgtttttctcgataatttttagaaatttttaacctatgttttgaacATTAAGAGTGTCATtgtatttttacagaatgttcatgagtttaaatttcaaatttcaaatttatttgaaatttttatgatttaatttgaagtttatagtataattttgtatttttgagtcaatttatgaacaatattaagaaatataagttaattattgtcaaatgttagtgaagactaattttgagtcctaagatggttagggtaattaacttgtacataaatttgaatttatgtaattattgtgattttaaaaggttaaatcacgcaaatccgtaaaaaccgattaatatacgatattggctccttaaaggcgatttagcataaaatttggcatgttcatacatattataatgctgcattttatttatgattgtcatattttaattttatgtaatttttgaattatataattttacttagtatggccttagttttaattgatattacccgaaatgtataggaatatcgattcggttgtaattcattgtgatctcgtatcaccgttttgtaatttaatagatttatttttatttttaattacaaatgtataataggaaattatgtaatttattatgtaatttattcattccggagttccttgaagacggtgccactcgagaaggcgatccattaaagaaagtattgccttgaaatgcgtgccaagaccgaagttcaagagaccaaaggagttggtttccgaatttgtaatagtttattagatttactattttaggaagaccatactaggattttatttttaagctttgcattttatttatatgttgcatgcatcgctaaatcgccataactaaaacatgcattgtcatttttatcgagtttatcgaccgtttcaattacaattatcgtagttcaccgctttagttcacttaaaacgtgatagataataaattgacatgaactctcgctaaaaataaacaattgagacttagccttaccaaaaagtagaaaccatgaaaacctatttcgtgagggagtgcactcggccacaccggggtacaaaccttgttatgtaggggaagtgggtgataaatgtctatccaccgaattcatgttgatgagggatttatcggccacaccgtgcctaagttaatgtgggtttggatcatggacacatttattcgaaatttggattgatctCAACGGAAgaattcgtgaccgtagtcgtatgtgttccgggctaaagataaatattaatgtaattttatcgaccaaggttctaaaattagaatcgattaaagagttaatccaccgagttatattgataagggattcatcggccacaccgtgcccaagttaatatgagttTGGATtatggaatcatttatcatagttgggtagaggtcactatgtaaatgctttacttgttatttacaagtattaataaaacgataaatgttaagttttccactattccgttatcatattgttctatttctttaccacaattcatatacgatatcatttcaatttttgattcaaatatccattaaaacatcgtaactaaagacaaatatgaattttcttctaaaacctcgaattatcaattgtaaggatctcttgtgaagagtatagatggaagttatttgtgatcaaaagggtttttgattcttgactaacatatctacttacaattgtttctcatatgcttaattaagttaagtactttgaaacgttaaatcattttggtaactagatttgttggaaatcaaaattgaccaaaataccgcaaccacttcaatgaaagttttaagactaaacaaacgaatgaagagtagtcttcatgaaattaaattttgcttctctaagcaaagactcattgaaatgagtgggagcattctcttaaaccattaagaaaaggataaggttctaagaagtaaaattagaatggaattgatataaggtaatgttaaaagtaacgttattgagaatagcaatactaaacctatcaatcccgaccgataaagtttccattgtcttaattgttggacgctataAAGGAAGCttccccaaattattgaagaatcaacaagttagttgtgggacatctaatgggacattcttctctaaatgtttatttgattgacataaattttgctaatactacttcgtcaatattagaaaccgatggtggttttcatcattgtatttgatacatagaatgattaaaatatgacgactagaaacaatgatgttgagagatagagtaattgtgtactcaatctagtttttggatttaaagttgtacttaattgtgactattaagtgcataaactctaaataagaatataaacttgttaagatacaaaaggggtttcacttttgtgaccctatacaccatgatttgatgtatggctagcccattatcaaggtgattatattctaaaccaaactagaatgatatatcatgaagatgatgcaagactcaaattggtaacccaagattaaaccttagattctggaatgatgaacgcaaagagttatcgagtactcttgaaaccattagatcttatggtatatgcgtatcttgtattcaaagcaagatgtctcgtcccttttggttgaaaaggagatcgaggttgtaaatcattgatccaaaataggttgatcattttcttttaccaacgatttaagttgacgctaatgtgttcacttaataaggtaaatagagaaatcattgaagaagttcaaagagttcaaagaatcacgattagtcatgatgggattatcaaagtgaagactttgatataagccaaaggaaatgtgatatagtatcacaagttaatctctcttagcacgcattatgggataatgtgtggttggataaaaaatcaaacgctattcgatatggtttggacttcaatcaagttactttgagttacttgatccttttagagattttatcattttttctaaattttttttccactaaatctaaaacgagtcatatgagatataaaatggtagggtaccatggttgtaagttttcaaaagaaacaaatgctcatttttcctttaatcacgagtttgtggctcgtgaagctgtctttctaaaatacaagtttatttctagaagacagagtgggagaaattattcaagagccacaaagaatgttatgtcgcaagaaactggtctttcttggctatatgagacgttttgtgtaagacgttgtttcttcaaaacctaggaggttaaaatcatcacttgttgaagatgatgaattagtgttacttttagaaagtaaagagcttgcaacttacgaagaaattgtttgattcaagttgattacttttggaaagtaatgaacatatgacttacatgagagtgtttaagtcacaactcaatacaaggcttagagccatgaaaatccgaaataaattccaagtgaattattagatatcaaagcttgattggtggcaaagggttttgcactagttgaaatgcttaagtttattttgatcttcttagggattgtgtttcattgtgatgatatacatatagcgagtaaatctaaaacccacttcttcaattagaaggaatgtattcaatacatgtcttgagttttgtagattcttgccatcctaagataatgaacaacttaagagattgtcttaagtaggacattaaTGAGTTGCAATCAattttttgatcatgttataaaacttttctcgataggtcgagaagttgtgtttatacataaagtttagtgggagttacggaaattttaattagtcaaatatgtggatgacatattaatcattgggaatggtttaagacttttggagtactATAATACAagtttaatatccggatttatggagataaatccacatgatattagcgtcaaataagaagtcttatgttgataagattcatgactagttcaatcaagttgaacatatttgattgattccatttgtttccgctgccgaatcaattaaataggaaatgatgtatgacacttcatatactttaagtatgatgaattgtttcaaatcgaatttaagaaatagttaccaagtaagccataaagattacccttaagtgcttgcagaagcattgaggatgtaaagcaaagtgtctttgatgcaattttgtgtaagggtgttacacaaatgacaattgacaattgagattgcgcatggtttccgacaaaaccataatcaaaacacattaggatggttaagataccattgtggctatgttatttaagaaatagatttgctagaatcgttctaggcaataaagaacaatgagagatatttacaacggaattgagtacacttgcaatcatgggatgtgcaagaaggatgagtcacgcacactgtgaaaacagtgggagctattctaaggctagaaggcctatgtcttaattggatctcgacacgtactcagaaaggtttgtaatgcaaatgtatacattacaaaggaaaacgagtatgtagtaaggttgagtaaggtataagaagttgataaaacctactaaccaaagccttctgataggcttaacatgatgagtcatgtcatttcaattaaattgagatgaacaactacattcaagatcaaactggattatagaatatgaagtattaatcgggcattgactattcatatgtgataatcgcatttatcgttcgagttttactttaaaactcttttattatactttgttacatccaaacgggttgtatgacgatattgaaccccgttaaagtgaacccggattaacatagtattcgcccatagtcacttgtatgaggtgacgtctcgaagtgactagagtgtgatgcgattgatggcaagttcagtcccatacagtcatgtgagatgactagtcgatcatataggcagactgttaggaacactttgtccggcagtgaccgcttatagagttctagcaaatttatatagcctggtcatggcgagagctactatactattctaatgagtcgattcttttgactaaagactgttcgcctaagatggcacagtttcagattagctttgatttatgttactacgaccttcgtaaatggggttaaatgggcatattttgggttatgatggctgtggctagtcgaagggaatagtgcgataggaattgtccacccccttgtcagggttaaaacaatatctaagggccacttgaggagaaatgaaatggaaatgcgtggccacactcggaaggtatctatggtagataattccggtcaaatcagttattctccagatcgaggaaaccactctcgatatgatcacttgcaagtacgacctgtaagacaccttacattgagtgggagatagtaataggacaagagaattggtgacgcacacttgtcgaggacaagtgggagattgttggagtaagtgtccccgacaataatgcgatcacaattgtcaatcatattgatcacatatttaaatctcatatcaagaatacgaaagggttGATAccttacatatatagtcaactggtccacacatatcggtagtgattggctggctagagtttgacattactgtcgtgcgacggtggtgatcagttgatcccttgaggtcacacctaaatgacgattcccttaattgaaaaaggttaattaattgtatgtcaatacagattaattaattccttaaaattgaacaaattttatcataagagagaaaatgacatcttattataatgtgattaaataagattttatttagtaatttaaaaagttatattactaaagttaatcggtgtttgcgaaacacgcgagatgagaatgataagttagttataattacaagatgttgtgaattatactaactagtacttaaatgaccattttatgagaaagtaattttgaattactagtcaatttgttaaatgtgatttatttaatttgtaaatgatatttaatttgttaaatatgcattttaaattaaaacatgatataagacatgtcacatgtcacatgatatacaattgtacaattgacaaaaaataacatggactccatattacacatcaaaaccgaaatattggtgggcaTTTTTGTAGTTTTGTCTTATtaatttgtcttattcatttgtctaggacacttgatagtgacatgactatggacaaaggcttacacaatttgtcttgtgaagacaaaaatgaAAAAGGAGAAGGTCCTAAAGGACCCCCTTCCCACCGGTTTTGTGGAGGACAATTGAGAGAATTTTTCCTCAATTTTtctattctctcatgttttatgaaaaaccaacattctctctcttgttcttcataaaatcaagttttatgaatcaaatttgtagaaatcaatcactaataatactagtagtagtatatgagtattagtaaccaattttaaggtaaaccacattacaaatatctagtacatattattttgtgggattatgggatagtcttgggtgctacttattggagggcttctattttgaagtcatggatgatcatcctaatatattttatagctcaagaacaaatgaaggtaggagacctttatttgtgcccatttggcagATTTTatgatggtgagaaaatgattttcttatctcttcttatttagtttgcatgcataaaatcaacaatttattttatgactaaataaattaattcatatatgaatatgtaaattaatgagattaataatttctaacagtaGGCTGCCATTCTGATCTGCGCTGGTTCTTAGTTCGTCCACAGTGTCCAGGTTGCTGGCCATTTCTACCTGATTCGTGTCCTCAGTGATATAGCTGTAATTgtgttggtactcgtacttcaGAGGGGATCACGGCTTCAGCCCCATACACTAGGTTGAACGGTGTTTTCCCTGTGGCCACTTTGGGAGTGGTTCTATCAGACCACAGTACTAGGAGGAACTCATCTGCCCACTTACCCCCTATCTCGTCCAATCTCTTTTTCAGGTTCTCTATGACAACTTTATTACTGGATTCCGCCTGTTCATTTGACTGAGGATTTCTGGGGGTAGATTTGAACAGTTCAATGTTCCACCTTGCACAGAAGGTAGACACAAACTGAgatccattgtcgcatactatttctgaAGGGAAGCCAAATCTGCATAGAATGTTCCGCTTGATGAAAGAAATCACGTGTCGCTTAAGGACCTGAGGGAACGcctctgcctctatccacttagaGAAATAGTTCGTCATAGCAAGCATGTAGACCCTATTTCCCGAAGCACGAGGCAGTGGTCCCACAatatgtgggttaatatccgtatactaccctttaattgcaggactataacgtaaatttaaacatgcaatttatagtcataaaacgaaaaacataatgaaatgatttatgtatagaaatcaacctcgggtcctttatagtgcggcgtaaagaacagaaatcaacagagatttcctcctaatagttgcacccaagacttgtccgagatatgcccttgtgctagatggtgttctccgattgccttgcaatattgggagaactgatgtgagttttcttgagatgtgagatctcggtttctacagagaagaatgctcttcgaaaccctagttttctgtaaaatgaattgtctaggtcaaaaggagagggagcctctccttttgttctgtTCGGCCGAGAGCTTTAACAGGGGGAGTGggcttgtccacttcctccttattaaactcgtggtctgacaaatttcgctaaaatgtatatgacgcggtaattataaatcgtcatcggttatcggatattaaagcatcaactaataatacggattagttgaattattaatacgtgtccgacaaagacaatattgtataattaaattcaatatacattaattaaatataaatcgcttatatttaattttacgaattaatcgttaattcgccttagcccatgatatttaatccgtattaaatataatatctcaacatcacatatttgactaattactagtcaaataactcggactaactggttagtcaaaattggcatctacatgacagtattttcatactgtcacgtctctcaaacgtatcctataggtgtgacttttagggaccagttgatcaccgccatctgtatgacaataacgtcaaacttatctagcaagccaaccgttattgataaacgtggatca is a genomic window containing:
- the LOC141628635 gene encoding uncharacterized protein LOC141628635, producing MTNYFSKWIEAEAFPQVLKRHVISFIKRNILCRFGFPSEIVCDNGSQFVSTFCARWNIELFKSTPRNPQSNEQAESSNKVVIENLKKRLDEIGGKWADEFLLVLWSDRTTPKVATGKTPFNLVYGAEAVIPSEVRVPTQLQLYH